In one Penaeus chinensis breed Huanghai No. 1 chromosome 33, ASM1920278v2, whole genome shotgun sequence genomic region, the following are encoded:
- the LOC125043329 gene encoding uncharacterized protein LOC125043329, producing the protein MESKSKSSKKRRHERTEFIEEEEEGFASEASATGTKRRKKSKEGTRHKSSSTKLTNTAVNATTSTDTSSEVHCDPPGNAFRCDKVGSLQSCLITASCDNDQNLASYVKKTYSSGMKNRNTKKERSRTRSLRNRYSNADLVIDENIKDIGTAVEKAVDTELEERLSVVSSLHNEGRNTQKQGRESNEEGNDASINEGVISNGNLTTQVMAKHTEFGNIGCLNSNFNTTSENGKVGEKKIESGNSPNSLPYSGTQPNTEHQGITVGNVNVLATISSNIPVSLGSRVVHTSAQNLNTGFQVMPNLEANTSSTEANAATVVTHPQLSFSNQDGNDDMPLNLDFDRSGKNNQSCSAVISPMSSASFNHDSQDRSDFCGHNRNLKVEKGVDSLSTTSKLNLDFLEQERKTPREGRGVVEQELHKDSTIPLVDLEESASDPLKEKENSPTLQNNNTTSATKQKKRENIQVPTGGQGQVTTSSLRVDNWGAYLLQRLEVLFDQEQECDLTLKFLTGEVLKVHRTIVSACTTLVSEPHTVERGEEFAMPPELNYASVEPVIRFIYSGRLDVRGSRSEMTAIYNAAQRLQVSLLTRLMDRRFPYLTPSRNSANRLPVWRRTPDKQSRHQKQQPSKAATKGSLPRVPTSPTTSSDKQHKALLDDEPQARTSPDLLEISSKETHEGVAGNGPEEEEEAGDGIYLLVTNSQKIAQANAAVRRKRPAEQARPTRFELEEESENASVKIATWSSKSSNVPPFFPSTSVQGQETTTAFLSSTHTTSADSSDLQQKFVNVTTTGTVSSPKSNSVSPSSDMLTGSSPTSRQCVQPHDQYTFMPHTTSNDPASSHSPEDDTITVIEDVPISLNARSIKGHIVGSQENENIVDDDAGRDGDDLMEKISNICRQLEDRDSDDSESNLEESFESSDNSMSFMHSGSTVTSDCSSHTTNDEHLKHESPGMNQSSTSVKSILKRKKDKKNSPGTKKRVSFPLDENNELINEVATYSHAKEPSQSLLDVQKTVGSFRSSEEVSSPVKLTLSLKKKVLVNLALGESETSESQSSHRNVKNKNKKDSNSPSQSTSQGVSQGDMSNHAKIISEVLKKYPHLVKDKKNIRLKILKKGNDKAGSGKLVKSKVQYLVLSENESKAKPGSKLSKSSTGSVPKGDNSTTRGAQSSQTFDCPECRDLSFTTYFTFKKHVLYEHKEKSSAILANVESVPYACFTCFLNEPLEFSDYCSYQQHMKDVHSKSEARLCSICGFRPGRKLELAYHLYTEHNKTPRNITFPKCDLCDHVAMTEAALLKHRSQHANADNYTCSVCGVAFRSFGALQGHMQTKLCQNKPSISHKCPYCPQTFARSYNLKAHCKSNHRALYNIAQTSAGSTGEQTADVQQQEERTMTSSDPQNVPERSMEERSLSVEGMCETLTSINSHSSSEAEALSTVASSLAASLGLPEESMTQYMYTQGSKLDFPGSLEGDKYEEGMNRPSSVSVHLVEASTPVSGYPGDMTVCHDRTYTCQAQMPSTTSVGTLYPVGVVPSQIVPGQMVPGQLLPSHVLPGNCVSVAGGSVIGTAPHSWTYVTYQVPTTSDDIPVMTEATTLTPSSIHPDHNATVEVTMSGKSTNSNNGITSSCEDPNPLVMIANPTPQVNISQSSQLSATQSYDTFSSQFV; encoded by the exons ATGGAGTCCAAGAGTAAAAGTTCAAAGAAACGTAGGCATGAAAGGACAGAATTcattgaagaggaagaggaaggatttgCTTCAGAAGCTTCAGCCACTGgaacaaagaggagaaagaaatcaaAGGAGGGAACCAGACATAAAAGTTCCAGTACAAAATTAACTAATACAGCTGTGAATGCAACAACAAGTACAGACACAAGTTCAGAGGTTCATTGTGATCCGCCTGGTAATGCCTTCCGTTGTGATAAAGTTGGGAGTCTCCAGTCATGCTTGATTACTGCAAGCTGTGATAATGACCAGAATCTTGCTAGTTATGTTAAGAAAACTTACTCATCgggaatgaaaaatagaaataccAAAAAAGAACGATCAAGGACAAGAAGTCTCAGGAACCGATATTCAAATGCTGATCTGGTCATCGATGAGAATATAAAGGATATTGGTACTGCTGTTGAAAAGGCTGTTGATACTGAATTAGAAGAGAGATTAAGTGTAGTGTCTAGTTTACATAATGAAGGTAGAAATACtcaaaaacaaggaagagagagcaatGAAGAAGGAAATGATGCAAGTATAAATGAGGGGGTTATCAGCAATGGGAATTTGACAACACAGGTAATGGCAAAACATACAGAATTTGGAAACATAGGTTGCCTTAACTCAAACTTTAACACTACTAGTGAAAATGGGAAagtgggagaaaagaaaatagaaagtggAAATTCACCAAATTCATTACCTTATAGTGGAACCCAGCCCAATACAGAGCATCAAGGAATAACTGTGGGAAATGTTAATGTATTGGCAACAATATCATCAAACATTCCTGTCTCTCTTGGATCTAGGGTTGTCCATACATCAGCTCAGAATTTGAATACTGGTTTTCAAGTTATGCCAAACTTAGAAGCAAATACTTCATCCACTGAGGCTAATGCTGCCACAGTTGTAACTCACCCACAGCTATCCTTTTCAAATcaagatggaaatgatgatatgcCTCTAAATCTAGACTTCGATAGGTCAGGCAAGAATAATCAGTCATGTTCTGCTGTAATATCTCCAATGTCTTCAGCTTCCTTCAATCATGATTCACAAGATAGATCTGATTTCTGTGGTCATAACAGAAATCTAAAAGTAGAAAAGGGTGTAGATTCTCTTAGTACTACTTCAAAATTGAACCTGGATTTCCTTGAACAGGAGAGAAAAACTccaagagaaggaaggggtgttgTTGAACAAGAGCTTCATAAAGACTCTACTATTCCATTAGTTGATTTAGAAGAAAGTGCATCAGATcccttgaaagagaaagagaactctCCTACtcttcaaaataataataccactagtgctaccaaacagaagaaaagagagaatattcAAGTTCCAACCGGGGGCCAAGGTCAAGTGACAACAAGTTCTCTGCGTGTTGACAACTGGGGAGCCTATTTGCTACAAAGACTGGAAGTTCTTTTCGATCAGGAGCAAGAATGTGATCTCACTCTGAAATTTTTGACAGGAGAGGTACTCAAG GTACATCGCACTATAGTGTCAGCTTGCACTACTCTTGTATCTGAACCTCACACTGTTGAAAGAGGTGAAGAATTTGCCATGCCGCCTGAACTGAACTATGCCAGTGTAGAACCTGTCATAAG GTTTATATACAGTGGACGTTTAGACGTCAGGGGATCGCGGAGTGAAATGACTGCAATTTACAATGCGGCTCAGAGGCTTCAAGTGTCTCTATTAACACGTTTAATGGACCGTCGTTTCCCTTATCTGACACCCTCAAGAAATTCAGCAAACAG ACTGCCAGTATGGAGAAGAACCCCAGACAAACAGTCAAGACACCAGAAGCAGCAGCCATCAAAAGCAGCCACCAAAGGAAGCCTGCCGAGAGTGCCAACGTCCCCCACCACATCATCAGACAAACAACACAAGGCCCTGTTAGATGATGAACCGCAAGCAAGAACTTCTCCAGATCTCCTAGAAATAAGTTCAAAGGAAACTCATGAAG GTGTGGCAGGTAATggaccagaagaagaagaagaagctggtgATGGTATATATTTACTTGTCACAAATAGTCAGAAAATTGCACAGGCAAATGCTGCTGTCAG AAGAAAGAGACCAGCAGAGCAAGCCAGACCCACAAGATTTGAACTGGAGGAAGAGTCAGAAAATGCCAGTGTCAAAATTGCAACATGGTCTTCAAAGAGTTCAAATgttcctccattctttccttcaACTTCCGTTCAAGGGCAGGAGACGACCACAGCATTCTTATCTTCCACACATACTACCTCAGCAGATAGTTCCGATTTGCAACAAAAGTTTGTTAATGTGACTACAACTGGAACTGTCTCTTCTCCCAAAAGCAATTCGGTTTCTCCAAGTTCAGATATGCTTACAGGCAGCTCACCTACATCAAGACAGTGTGTACAACCACATGATCAATATACTTTCATGCCACATACCACATCCAATGATCCAGCTTCATCACATAGTCCTGAGGATGATACCATCACAGTCATAGAAGATGTTCCCATAAGCTTGAATGCAAGATCAATAAAAGGCCATATAGTTGGTTCTCAGGAGAATGAAAATAtagttgatgatgatgctggaaGAGATGGTGATGATTTAATGGAGAAAATTTCCAATATTTGCAGACAGTTAGAAGATAGAGACTCTGATGACAGTGAATCAAACCTAGAGGAATCCTTTGAATCAAGTGACAATAGTATGAGCTTCATGCACAGTGGCTCTACTGTCACATCAGATTGCTCATCTCACACAACTAACGATGAACATCTTAAACACGAGTCTCCAGGAATGAATCAGTCGAGCACATCAGTGAAATCAAtacttaaaaggaaaaaagataagaagaattcACCAGGAACAAAGAAACGTGTTTCTTTTCCTCTAGACGAGAACAATGAACTGATTAATGAAGTTGCAACTTACTCTCATGCAAAAGAACCATCACAGTCACTTCTGGATGTCCAAAAAACTGTTGGAAGTTTCAGATCAAGTGAGGAGGTATCTTCTCCTGTCAAACTGACATTATCTTTGAAGAAGAAAGTTCTTGTGAACCTAGCTCTTGGGGAGTCAGAGACCAGTGAATCTCAGTCTAGTCACAGAAAtgtgaaaaataagaacaaaaaagataGCAATTCCCCAAGCCAGTCAACTAGTCAAGGTGTAAGTCAGGGTGACATGTCTAATCATGCAAAAATTATCTCAGAGGTTTTGAAAAAATATCCTCATTTagtaaaagacaagaaaaatataCGTCTTAAAATTctgaagaaaggaaatgataaggCTGGCAGTGGAAAACTGGTAAAATCCAAAGTTCAGTACCTTGTTTTAAGTGAAAATGAATCCAAAGCTAAGCCAGGAAGTAAGCTTTCTAAAAGTTCCACAGGTTCTGTACCTAAGGGTGACAACTCGACCACAAGAGGAGCACAAAGTTCTCAAACTTTTGACTGCCCAGAATGTAGAGACTTATCTTTTACAACATACTTTACATTCAAAAAGCATGTGTTATatgaacataaagaaaaaagtagCGCTATTTTAGCAAATGTTGAGAGTGTACCATATGCCTGTTTTACCTGTTTTCTTAATGAGCCCCTAGAATTTAGTGATTACTGTAGTTATCAACAGCACATGAAAGATGTACACAGTAAGAGTGAGGCACGTCTGTGTAGCATTTGTGGATTTAGACCTGGAAGGAAGCTGGAGTTggcatatcatttatatacagaACACAACAAAACACCTAGAAACATAACTTTTCCAAAATGTGATCTTTGTGATCATGTTGCTATGACTGAAGCAGCCTTACTGAAACACAGATCACAACATGCCAATGCTGATAATTACACTTGTTCTGTCTGTGGAGTTGCATTTCGCTCTTTTGGGGCTCTGCAGGGCCACATGCAAACTAAGTTATGTCAAAACAAACCAAGCATTAGCCACAAGTGTCCATATTGTCCCCAGACTTTTGCTCGATCATATAATTTGAAGGCACACTGTAAGTCCAACCACAGAGCTCTTTATAACATAGCACAAACTTCAGCTGGAAGCACAGGGGAACAGACAGCAGACGTTCAACAACAGGAGGAAAGAACTATGACCTCTAGTGATCCACAAAATGTACCTGAAAGGAGCATGGAAGAAAGAAGCCTGAGTGTTGAGGGAATGTGTGAAACTTTAACAAGCATAAACTCACACTCATCATCAGAGGCTGAGGCTTTGTCAACTGTGGCGAGTAGTCTAGCAGCATCTCTTGGGCTCCCAGAAGAAAGTATGACTCAGTATATGTACACTCAAGGCAGCAAGCTGGACTTCCCTGGAAGTCTAGAAGGTGATAAGTATGAAGAAGGAATGAATCGACCCAGTAGTGTTAGTGTACATCTGGTTGAAGCATCTACCCCAGTTTCGGGCTACCCAGGAGATATGACAGTGTGCCACGATAGGACCTACACTTGTCAAGCACAAATGCCATCCACAACATCAGTTGGTACACTTTATCCTGTGGGGGTTGTACCAAGCCAAATTGTTCCAGGCCAGATGGTACCTGGACAGCTTTTGCCAAGTCATGTCCTTCCTGGAAACTGTGTTAGTGTAGCAGGTGGCTCTGTCATTGGAACAGCTCCTCACAGCTGGACCTATGTCACTTACCAGGTTCCTACCACCAGTGATGATATACCAGTCATGACAGAAGCCACAACTTTAACCCCATCATCAATTCATCCAGATCACAATGCAACTGTGGAAGTCACAATGTCTGGCAAGtccacaaatagtaataatggaatcaCCTCAAGTTGTGAAGATCCAAATCCTCTTGTTATGATAGCTAATCCAACACCCCAGGTGAACATTAGCCAGTCTTCTCAGCTCTCAGCTACACAAAGCTATGACACATTTTCCTCACAGTTTGTGTGA